The Pirellulimonas nuda genome includes a region encoding these proteins:
- a CDS encoding class I SAM-dependent methyltransferase, producing the protein MTITRSVAVLLACSLCAAALAKAPADGVYLGREIARTMHFAGAPWLVRNSREREEEPARLLSALGVRRGDVVCDLGCGNGFYSLLLAGLAAPGGEVIAVDIQPEMLDLLRERAEARGVTNIRRVLGGEADPKLPAGEIDLVLMVDVYHELSDPAAMLAAVRASLKPTGRVALVEFRAEDPAVPIKPLHKMTQAQCVREFTANQYKPVGQFDGLPWQHVLFFARDDSPLEGVEIKPWEGGDD; encoded by the coding sequence ATGACGATCACCCGCTCTGTCGCTGTTCTGCTGGCGTGCTCGCTCTGCGCGGCCGCCCTCGCCAAGGCGCCCGCCGATGGCGTCTACCTCGGACGCGAGATTGCTCGCACCATGCACTTCGCGGGGGCGCCGTGGTTGGTGCGCAATTCGCGGGAGCGAGAGGAGGAGCCCGCCAGGCTGCTTTCGGCGCTGGGCGTACGACGCGGAGACGTGGTCTGCGACCTGGGGTGCGGCAACGGGTTTTATAGTTTGCTGCTGGCCGGGCTGGCGGCGCCCGGCGGCGAGGTGATCGCGGTCGATATCCAGCCGGAGATGCTCGACCTGCTACGCGAGCGTGCCGAGGCGCGCGGCGTGACCAACATCCGCCGGGTGCTGGGGGGGGAGGCCGACCCGAAGCTCCCCGCGGGGGAGATCGACCTGGTGCTGATGGTCGACGTCTACCACGAGCTGTCCGACCCCGCCGCGATGCTGGCGGCGGTGCGCGCGTCGCTCAAGCCCACGGGGCGCGTGGCGCTGGTAGAGTTCCGCGCCGAAGACCCCGCGGTGCCCATCAAGCCGCTGCACAAGATGACCCAGGCGCAGTGCGTCCGCGAGTTCACCGCCAACCAGTACAAACCGGTGGGCCAGTTCGACGGGCTGCCGTGGCAGCACGTGTTGTTCTTTGCGCGGGATGACTCGCCGCTGGAGGGGGTGGAGATCAAACCTTGGGAAGGGGGCGACGATTAA